The Oxyura jamaicensis isolate SHBP4307 breed ruddy duck chromosome 5, BPBGC_Ojam_1.0, whole genome shotgun sequence region CGGGGTGGAGGGCGCAACGGAAGAAGATATTGATGCTCTGATTTCTGCTGCCATTAAAGCTGACAACACCTGTGGCTTCCCCCGCTGCAAAGCCAGCGTTACAACCCTGGGCCAGCTCTGCCTCCACTGCAACAGGCGCTACTGCCTCAGCCATCATGTCCCCGAGGTACGCGGGGGGCTCGAGCACCGTGGGGGCTGGAGAGGAGTAGGACGTGCCCAGCAGCACGGCTTTAACGTGGGAATCGTCCCTGTCAGGCTCCCCTGAAAAGATTTCCTTGCAGGGAGGTTAAAGCAGAACCAGCTCAAGAATAGGCTTGCGATGGCCACTGAATCACCGTCTTCATcgaatggctcgggttggaagggacgttAAAGATCctctaactccaaccccctgccatggcagggatgccacccaccagaccaggttgcccaggttcagcctggtcttgaacacctccagggctggaacatccacagcctctctgggcagcctgtgccagtgccttaccccactctgagtgaagaatttcctcctatcCTCTACACTTCTTTAGTCTTCTTCCTTGCTGTTCTTGTACAGCTGCTTAAAAGCCCCTTCCCTGCCAGatctgggaagaaagaaaggaagaaaacaaagcttaaaCTGATGTCAGGCTTCATATTTTAGTTTTGGTGCTGAGGCAGACAGGTAGGTTTAAACCTCCAGGGCTGGCAGCGTGATGCTTCGTGGTCAGCCAGCCGTGGGCTTTGAGCCCCTCAGGCAGAGCTGATGAGGCTGTGAAGAGTACTGGGGACGAGAAGTGATGATTTTCCATTCATCCGCAGCCTTGTGCTCCCCTCCCGCATCACCCAGGCGTAGCTCTTGGCCACGTGGAGCCTCCCAGGGCTTAGCAACGTTCAGCAAGCCGACCTATAAATCATCAGCAGAGATTTTCCCCTTGTCAAATGCTATCTGTTTCCATGGCAAAGAATAGTTGTATTTATGGTCATTCACAATCCGGGTGGGATGtgaatttatttcttgcagAATCGCCTCTCCCTGTTGAATTGTAATGAGAACTCCAATGAGAAACAATTGGAAGGATAAACTCCACTTCAGTGAGTTTTTCTTGCCTTGCAAAGCTCAGCCCTTTTTCTAGAGGTCGCCTGGCAAATAGCCTGGGACCTTCTACCCACGCCTGACCCTcagggccaggagcagcttGCCAGGCACTGCCCACAGCTCTTCTCTGCCACTgacctgccccagcagcagggccagaaATCTTTATCAGGGCACGGAGAGAACCAGCTGCTGTCTTCCAGGCTGTGTGTTCCTCTCCTATCATCGTACAGACCAAACTACCCCAGCGAGGCAGATAACGTGGCTAAAAAGAGCTCTTCTCATTTCCCAAGCCACCTGTCCTGCTTCACTCCTTTTTCCATACTGAGAACATCAGGGAATGGGAGCTTAGTTTCATTTCCAACTCTCACATAGGAACCATAAAAGATCCAGCTCCTCACGTGATGAGTGGGAGTTTCCCCCAAACGCTGCAAGTTCTGTGAAGGCTGGCCAAAAAGGCTGATTTACCTGCTGTGCAGATCCcacaaggaaagaaattaccttttcatttttgtttcctgttagAGGAGCTGTAAATAAATGGGAGGCGGTCTTAGGGAGTGCGAAGTAGGTGGAAGAGGACCTCCAGGCTCCAGCCCCGGGGATGCCAGGCTCCCATGCGTGCCCTGTTTCCCACCCGtgtccctcctctctctctccccaggTTCACGGCTGCGGGGAGAAGGCCAAGGCGCACGCGCGGCAGAGGATCAGCAGGGAAGGGGTTCTCTACCCTGGGAGCGGCTCCAAAGACAAGTCCCTGGACCCCGCCAAGAGAGCCCACCTCCAGCGCCGCCTGGACAAGAAGCTCAGCGAGCTGACCAGccagagaaagagcaaaaagaaagacaaggagAAATGAAGGTGCTGGTTACTTCTCCGACAACCGAGAACTTTTCTTAGGTTAACAGGCAGGCTGCGTACACCAAAGATGCACCGAagggtggtgctgagccccagaGGAAAAGGGGAGCTCGTGCTGGGTGGCAGACAGCTTGGAGCCAGCGTGCCGTAGGCTGCTGAATAGATAGTCACCGGGCCTCTCAAAACCCCAGAGCTGCAACGCAGGAAGAGCACTTTCCTTTGTCCCAGTTACCCTTATTGACAAAGTAATGGATGTACACAGAGAGGCTGCAGCGTGCCAATAAAGACGGATATTAAAACACCTGAAGCAAATCAGCTGTCACTGTGACatttctcctgctccagcaaAAAGATAAATGCCTGTGGGCAGTAGTGGGGGAGGAAGTGAAAAGCCTCAGGTGACCCTCTCCTCTCGGGAGGATGACTAAGGAAATGGATGCTTCCAGCTCTGTCCTCCCGGCTCCTGCCCCTCCTGGACCCATTACCTGGCCCTGTACCCCCCAAAATAATCCATCCCCCAccctgcttgctgcctgctgagCCTCAGCTCCGTAGCATCTCCTCCACAGCCCCCAGCGCCGTTGCCCCCTCTCCCGGATGGCTGGAGTAGGTCCTGATGACCCACACTTCTTGAACCACCCCCGAGAAGTGGCTCAGAAAGCCActtgctgtccccagggcagcacaCGAGTGTCATTCtaggaggaagggaaagctgCTGAGAAGCCTGCACAGAGGAGGGCCTGGAAGAGGAGCAGTGAAACCACCAAACCATACGTGCCTTGGCACTTCAGAGCTTTGCAGCTCTTGTCCACCAGCGATTTCAGCCTCCCTGAACACCAGCGGAAGGCACTCATCTCATCctgaccaagaaaaaaaaaaaaaaaaagctcagcaatatttatttctttcttcccaaacaTTGGTGAAGTAGCTAATAAGCACGTTTTTCCCCTCAAATCTCAGTGCCTGTCAGTACCGGCTGTGCAAAAACAAAGTGATGCTGAGCATCGCTTGGCTCGTGCCCcgggtgcccagggccagccATGTGTCAGCTCGCGGAGGGACGGCGCCGGCTCACGCGGCAGCTGCGTGGTGGCAGCAGATGGGACATGGGGCTCCTggagggagaggtggggaggagggagagcgtgggagaaataaaatctgtgccTCTGCGAGCAGCGCTGGGTGCACACGGGGGAAGGAGCCAGCGCAGCACATGCGAGGGGTTGTGTGGGGGAGAGAAATCGCAGCCTCGTGCCAAAACAACGGTCAGACGGGGAAgacagaggagcagagaagaaaatcactGCCAGCTCAGGGTACCACCGTGGTATTATCTTTAATCAGGGCTAAATGGCTCATTCacacttttatatatttttttttccagctcaacTCATTCAAGCAGCCCAATCCCTCACCTAGCCCACCCCGTGGAGCCAGCTCCCTGGCAAACagcccccacgccccccccaGGTTTCCCTGCCCGGCTTTCTGCAGGCGTCCTGCAGGCAGAGACCAGCCAAGGCTCTGCTGCGAGCACGGGATGCGTCCCCTGAGCATCCTctgcctgccagctccctcCATCTGTCAGCCTCCAGAAAACGGGGGGAATCGGCTCCCCAAAAAAGCTAACTTTATGCAGGGCACCTTGCTTGGGACAGGAGCCCACCAGCAGACAGCATCtaaagaggttttttttcccctcctttccccctgGAACAGGAGATAGGCTTAAAAATTAGGAACTGGGGGGGTCTCTGGTGCCTGTTAAACTTGGCCCTGCTGTGGTGGGCAGCCCAGGGATTGTTTCAGCTGGGAAAAGGGCTGGGGTGGGGACAGGTGCCTCTGATCACATTTAACCTTTAGGGGATGACTCAGGCTGGACTTGACCTCAAACCCAAGGGGTTTAAAGACCACTCGTCCAGTCCTGACACccctcagcaggcagcagcatctgcCTTGATTTATGCTGCTGGAAAGGCgatggaaggaaagagaagataTATTACAactgtttggttttcttctgctgttatttctcccttcttccttgCAATTGGAAGTGGTTCAGCCCTGGTGCAGTGCACCGAAATCCCTCCGAAACCCAACAGAAAGTCCCCACGTGCCGAGAGAAACCACACGGTGCCGGCATTTACCGCCCCCCTCGGCATTTTCCCCTCTCTTGCCCCAAAAGCGCCTTCCGAAGCAGCCCGTCGCCTTCCCCCCGGCGGTCCCCAGAGGCCACGTTTGGGGTCACCACTGGTCTGAGGAGCCCGGCGGGGGGCATGCAGGATGCTTGGGAGCCTGGCAGGCAGCCGGACAGCAGTTTGGGGAGGATTTTGCTGGTTTTGGTCCTTCCTCGGCAGGTCCCTTGGCAGCTCCCAGCGCATGCGGATGGGGAGAGACACGGACAGGAGTTTCTCCATCCTCCTCCCCGTCGAGGCTTTCGGCAGCGGGATGCTCGGGCCGAGGCGTGCCGGCAGCTCTGCCTTTTGGGCCAGCCCCAGACCTCTGGACACGGCGCTCGGCCACCGTCCACGGGGCAGAGCCGGCATCGGGGTGCAGGGTCCCGGGGTGCGCGGGGCTCCCCCGGCCAGCAGCCTTAGTTCCTCCGCAGCGGGTGCCACATGGACACGGGCTTCCTCAGCGTGGCCAGCATCTGGTTCCAGTGGGTGATGCCCATGCCGCTGGCCGCCGGGCCGATGAGGACATGGCCCGTGTTATCGGCGCGGCCGTCCTCGCCGCTCTCTGCCACCGTCACACGCAGGGACAGGTCctgggggggtggtggggacgTCGGGGTGGGGCGGCACCCCCCATATGTACGTATCCCCACACGTGCACATAAAAATGTGCCCCCCCAGTACCATCCCATATACATCTCCTGTACTTCCCACCCCATAAATGTACATCCACCCAAGCCCCGGGTATTCCCCTACACCCCCCCCTGCTCGTACACATATCCCTACGTCCTCCCCCCCTACATACTGAAAAACCACGTGTGCCCATCCCCACACACAGCCTTACCCTTTACATACCCCCTATACCCCCCTCCCACGTGTACTCCTCACCTTACTTCCCCCCACCACCCCTGCATGCACCCACCTGGGAGCAAACCCCACTGTACGAATTCCCCGTACCACACACCCCACGCAACACATCCCCCCAGCAGCCATACCCCGTGCCTACACGTGCCCTCCTACAGCCATACCCCATGCACACACGTCCCCCTACACCCCCAAATCGTAAGTGCCCATCCCTACACACACAACCACACCTGACACCTGCACGTCTCCTGCACCACCCCCCAGCCACGCACACCCTGCTGAGCCATACACGCGCCCCACACCCCCTACgattccctctcccccccagcACGGGGATTTGGGGCCCTGTGGAGCAGGACCCCCAGGCTGGGACAGACCTGGAGCACAATGGCCGGCACCGAGAAGATCATGGCCTCGTTGAACACGGGGTTGTTGTCGTCCCTCTTCACCGCCGTCTTCTTCTTGCTGATCTTCCTCCCGTCCTGCAGCAGGTAGACTTTGACGAAGGGATCTGCTCAGGAGAGAACAGCCTGAATGTCGAGCCAGTGACCTCCCCGGGTGGCTCTGCCACCCTGAGGGACATCCCCGGTGAGCACGGGGACACACGGGGATGAGCACCCACCCCCGGCTCGGAGGAGACGCGGATCCGCGCCGGCCCCCTGCTCACCTGCGGTCACCTTGCCGTTGCTCCACACGAGGTTTTTGGCTTTGACCACCACCACCGTCAGGCGCTCGGCCGTGGGCAGGTAGCTCAGAGACAGCAGGATCTCCCCCACCGTGTCCACCGCCTGCAGGACACACCAGCCCTCCAGGAGAGggacaaaaacaaccaaaaccaccacaaacccGGGCACGCAGAGCCTCGCCGCCACCCCGCTCACCTTGTTCATGTCCTGCAGGTAGAGCCAGGCGTTGAAGGGGCGCAGGGCCAGGTCCAGGTCGGAGAGCTTGAGCTCGGCCACGCCGGTGCTGACGTTCCTCTCGTCCTCGTCGATGCCGAAGACGGAGAAGCGCAGGCTGTTCTCCTCCAGCGCCGCCGGGTCCAGCGGGATGGAGAAGCGCTCGTCGAAGGCCACGGCGTAGGCGCTCCGCTGGATCTGCCGCGGGGAGAGCCAAGGGGCCGGATGGAGAGGAGCCCCCCGCGCCGCCACCACTGTcccctctgcccacctcacccCCCCCCGAGACCTCCTAAGGCGACTTCCCCGCGCtcccctgccagctctgcccaacctccgcagcccccaggggaTTAAAGTGCCCCTGTGGGAAAGGCAGATCTGCAGAAAATCTGCTTTATAGCACTGATCGCTCTCGGTCCCCAGCCTACGTTGTATTTTGGGGACGTCTGGATGAAAGCTACTCTAAGAAATTTTAgccatcatttaaaaataaaacaaaaacaaaacaacaaaaaaaggtacCGCGGAgcattaaagggaaaaaaaatctttacgACTTGTCTCAGGATTGCAAAAGAGGGTAAATAGGGCTGGTAAATTATGAATAATTAtgctaaataataaatatctcCAGAGCGTAAATACAGAACCTGACCTTGGGATGGAAAAATGGTCTTGAAAGAGTGCTGGGAAAATATTTCGCTATCTTTGTGTGCACCTCCACGCCCAGGGAAGTGGGTTTCTTTGGTGGGAGgctttctgctcctttctgGAACAGGCTGATAACATCAAGCTGGCGGACCCAGAGGCTTTCCAAAATCCTTCCACAAAAAGCCAAGTTGCCAAAAGGCAACTGGGGGCTCCTGCTTTCCCTGAGCACATTTTggggtgttaaaaaaaaaaaaaaaaaaaaaatttttttttttttgttctttccccaACCCAGCTCTGATGATGCCtgcaaggaggagggaggaatgCCAGGGTGGTCCCATTGCCTTTTTATCTGATGGTGCAAAATTTCTGGCCACCCCATCACATGCAGAGAAGGACTCCAGGACTCACCCCCCTCCAGTACCCCACCCGGGACCCCTGCCACCCAAAAACCCCGCAACCAGCCCccatctcagcagcagctcagcacaggtGAGCCCGGACCCCTTTCCGCTCCAGGGCCCATCACCACCCTACACGCCCGCATTGCGAGCGGCACCGTGCCCGCGCGGGGTTTTCGGGGAAGGAGCCGCTCACCCGGGAGATGCCGACGATCTGCTCGGCCGGCAGCAGGCTGATGCGCATGAAGCAGGACTCGAAGCGCGTGTcctccttctccagcaggtcCTTGCCCTGCAGCAGCGTCACGTGCAAGGTGGCCGCCTTCCCGTCGTACTCCATGGACACCTCCACCTGCCCCACGGTGACGTCCTGCCCGAAGTTGT contains the following coding sequences:
- the SYT12 gene encoding synaptotagmin-12, which produces MDSDHAGRYRLSVATSPPRWEVGIYAAGALALLGIAAVNLWKLWRSGSYPAPSPFPNYDYRYLEQKYGAACSDAKRKRGAAAGSQRGLEKTSPVRQGSLRAADTFESINELGSLEMMSKDLGLAPYGPLKKSISADSLSSISSIGNNFGQDVTVGQVEVSMEYDGKAATLHVTLLQGKDLLEKEDTRFESCFMRISLLPAEQIVGISRIQRSAYAVAFDERFSIPLDPAALEENSLRFSVFGIDEDERNVSTGVAELKLSDLDLALRPFNAWLYLQDMNKAVDTVGEILLSLSYLPTAERLTVVVVKAKNLVWSNGKVTADPFVKVYLLQDGRKISKKKTAVKRDDNNPVFNEAMIFSVPAIVLQDLSLRVTVAESGEDGRADNTGHVLIGPAASGMGITHWNQMLATLRKPVSMWHPLRRN